In Campylobacter sp. RM16187, the DNA window GTGATAATCGTGTTTATAATAATAGGTAGAACATTAAGGAGGTAGGAAGTGAAAAAGATGTGGTCGGGAAGATTTAGCGAGGCTAGCTCAAGGCTTCTTGAGGAGTTTAACGCCTCTATCGGCTTTGATAAGAATTTGTATCGCGAAGATATCGCAGGCAGCAAGGCTCATGCTAAGATGCTTGGAGCTTGCGGGATTTTAAAGCCTGATGAAGCGGAGGCCATCATAAAAGGGCTTGACGCGGTTTTAACCGAGATAGAAGAGGGTAAATTTGAGTTTAAAATCGAAGATGAAGATATCCATATGAGCGTGGAAAAGCGCCTAAGCGAGATCATCGGAAGCGAGCTTGGCGGCAGGCTGCATACGGCGCGCAGTAGAAACGATCAGGTCGCGCTTGATTTTCGCCTTTATGCGCAGCGCAGTTCGCTTGAAATCATGAATGAAATTTACTCTCTCATCTCTACTCTAAACTCTCTTGCGAGCAGACATCTTGATACGCTAATGCCTGGTTTTACGCACCTTCAGCACGCTCAGCCGATCAGTCTTGCTTATCATCTGCTTGCGTATGCTTTTATGTTTAAGCGTGATCATGAGCGATTTTCAAGCTCATATGGGCGAAATAACCTTTGTCCGCTTGGCTCAGCCGCACTTGCAGGCACGCCTCACCCTATAGATAGGGAGATTGTAGCGCGCGAGCTTAAATTTAGCGGTGTTACGCAAAATGCGATGGATAGCGTTAGCGACCGCGACTTCGCACTTGAAATTTTATTTAACATAAGCGTGCTGATGACGCATGCTTCAAGGCTTTGTGAGGAGCTGATACTTTGGAGTTCGCAAGAATTTGGCTTTGTTACGATTAGCGATACGTATTCGACCGGAAGCTCGATCATGCCTCAGAAGAAAAATCCCGATGTAGCCGAGCTTATCCGCGGAAAAACAGGGCGCGTAAATGGAAATTTGATAGCGCTTCTAACCACCATGAAAGGGCTGCCGTTAGCTTATAACAAAGACATGCAAGAGGATAAAGAGGGTGTCTTTGATAGCGTTCACACCGCACTTACTTCGGTTCATATCTTAAATGAGATGATGAAAGAGGCGAAATTTAACGAAAAAAATATGCTTGAAGCTACCAAAAAAGGGCATTTAAGCGCAACCGATCTGGCTGATTTTTTAGTGCGCGAAAAAAATGTACCGTTTAGAACCGCTCATTTTATCACCGGCAAAGCGGTTGCAAAAGCTGAAAATTTAGGCGTTGATCTAAGCGAGCTTAACTCTAAGCAGCTAAAAGAAGTAGATGAAAATTTAGATGAAAATGCGGTTAAATTTTTGGATTTATATGCTTCAAAAGAGGCTAGAACTTCGCTTGGCGGAACGTCAAATTTAAGCGTGCAAAAGCAGATGAATTCGCTTAACGAGTGGCTTAAAGATTTAAGATAGAGTTTAACAAGTAGGCGAGCATGATAGCACGGCTCGCCTATAAAATATTTAAAAAGTTGATTGCGGATCGGTAGCGGCGTCAGTCCAGTTAAGTTTTGCTCCGCCAAGCATATGAAAATGCAAGTGCATAACCTCTTGACCGCCGTTTTCGCCGTTGTTTGTTACTAGGCGATAACCGCTTTTATCAAGCCCCATAAGAGTTGCGACCTCTTGGATAAATTTAGTCATCTCGCTCATTAAGCCCGCATCCATCTCTTGGAAATTTTTAAAGTGCTTTTTAGGGATGATGAGGATATGGATAGGCGCTTTTGGATTGATGTCGTTAAAAGCTAGAAATTTATCGTTTTCAAGAACCTTGTTGCAAGGGATTTCGCCTGCTACTATCTTTTCAAAAATTGTCATGATTTTCTCCTGTTTGAAATTTTCAAATTATAACAAAATATAGTATAAAATTGAGCCTTGTTCCTGTAAGCAAAAATTAATATATATATATATACTTCTAAATAGATAAAAAATATTTTTAAAATAAAGGATTAATAATGGTTTGCATCCTTTCTATTGAGACTCAGTATTATCAAGCTATTGAAAGGCTTCTAGGGGGTAAGCAGGAAAGCTATACAGATGTGATCGTATTGCTTACTAAGCATCTTGTGGAATCTAAAATGCGCAAAATGCAAGATATATTAGGAACCGAAGATATATGGTCTGTATTGTCATCAGAAGGATTTTCTGTACCTAACGATGAGATTGATAGCGCTAGACAGCTTGTAGATTTAGTTGGTAATTTTGAGGTGCCAGATAATCCGGCTTATACCTCTAGGGATGTAGATTTAGAGTTTCTTAAAAGCTCGCTAGATAAGCTTTTGATGATTTCTTCTTTTATTGAGCAACTTCAATAAAATATATTTTTTAGTTGCTATTAATGAATTATTGCTAGGAGTTGTTAAGATGATAGAAAATCAAGAATTAATTATTGTTATGCTTATTGTTGCTATTTTTGTTGGCTGGATTAATAATAAAACCAATGATAAGAAAGTGCATACAGAATATAATAATGTGCTTGCTAAAGCAATAAAAAAGCTCATAGTAAAATTAACAATATAGATGAAGCTAGAAAATTTGTATATGAACAGCTTAATTTTATGTATTTTTTTTATGATAGTGATATTTTATGTAAAAGTTTTATAGATATGTCGGGCATTCCAAAATATGAGTTTTATAATGCAGATTTATTTAGTTGCGATACTGAAGCTAGCGATGTAATTTATGATCTTTTTGAAGAAGGATTAGCTCCGTCAATAGACGGCAAGATTGCTATGCAGATTATTACGCTTAGTGTTATGTTGAAATACAACATAGGAAATTCAGAAAAAATAAAAGAGTGTATTCTCTCAAATTATGGGAGGATATAATGTTTGGTGATAAATATACATTTTCTGAACTTAGAGAGGAAATATCTCTTCATCCTGCCAGCAGTCAAGAAAAAGAACATATTAAAGTTTTAATATCAAATATTGTTTATAAAATTACAAACCAGAACAAAGCAAAAATATTTATATATGAGCAACTAAATTTTATATATCAGTTCTATGAATTTGATAGTATGTGTAAAGATTTTATTGATAGAATAGGTATTTCAGTAGATGAATTTTGTAATATTGATTCAAAAGAATACGAATCAGAAACTAATAGTATATTAAGCTATAAAGGAGATTTTTATAACTTTCTGGATGTCATGTTTATTGTTGTTATATATGTTATGAAGCAATACAATATTGGAAATCCTGAACGTGCGAATATATTTTATAGAAAAAGCACAACGAAATTTTTGGAGCCTATAACTATACAAATAAATAAGCATCCTACTGAAGCTTATTTTTATGGAGAAGACTTTATAGATATAAATTGGTGTCCGTTATCAGGATATTCTAAAATCAATACTGCAATGAAGCAAAGTTTTTTGAATGAAAATAATTTTTATATATCCAAATACGGATTAACTAATATTTCGGCAATGGATAATCTTGATAATATGATTAATCTTATTACCGGTCGTGTGAGTGAGGTAGATTGTTGTAGAAATGAAACAATAACAGCTAAAGAATTGGTGGTTTTAAGCAAAATATCTGAATATTTTTTAAATCTTGATTTTCAAGATAAAATAAAAATTTTAACAGAGTGTATAGGATTTGCTAAAATGCCTTTTGCTATCAAAAATAATAAAAGCGGTGTAAATATTCATTTTTTTATCTATCACTTTATGACAGAACCGTCATTATTTGAATTTTTTATAACAGATGATGAAGAAGGAAGTGTTGCTAGAATATGTAAATTTCACCACGGCAAGCGATATGATATGCTAATTCCTGTCAATAAAACATTAGATAATGTTTTATTTGCAAGCATGAATTATATACTTCAACATGTTTATGCTGATGTTCATAATTTAAATTTTAATACTGATAATAATTTGATAATGAAAGAGATGCAAAGACTAGAAAGATTTAAATTTAGATCTATAAATGAGATTCCTATTTTTAGTAAAAGAATTTAATCTATATCTTTGCTAATTAATTTTAACGATTGATTAGGATTAAATTCTTTGTATGCTATTGTTGTATTGTCTGTTTTATCAACACTTCAAAAAATTTTAGCTAAAATATCTCAAAATTTAATACAAGGTAAGAAATTGCAAGAGTACAAAGATAGTATAAGCAGGTGTGAAAATTTGGCTGAGCTTGATAAAATTCGTGTCGATTTGCTAGGCAAAAAAGGGCTTATAACCTCTGAATTTGCCAAGCTGAAAGATATGGACGAAAGCGAGAAGAAGGTATTTGCAGCAAATCTCAATAAGCTAAGAGATGAGTTTGAAAGCCTGATATCCGCGAAAAAAACCGAGCTTGAAAGCGGTGAGATAAAAGCTAAGATGAAAGCAAGCGCGATAGACGTGACGCTCTTTAACGAGCCAAGCAGCACCGGCGCTCTTCATCCGGTTATGGCTACGATGGACCGCATTATAGAGTATTTTATGATGCAAAATTTCTCGCTTGAAAAGGGACCTCTTATAGAGGATGACTTCCATAACTTCGAGGCGCTAAATTTGCCTAAATATCACCCTGCGCGCGACATGCAAGATACGTTTTATTTTAAGGATTTTAAACTGCTTCGTACGCACACAAGTCCGGTGCAGGTTCGAACTATGATGAGCACGAAGCCTCCTGTCCGCATGATAGCGCCAGGTGCTGTGTTTCGCCGAGATATGGACTTAACGCATACTCCGATGTTTCATCAGGTTGAAGGACTTGTCGTCGAGGATGAAGGCGTAGTTAGCTTTGCAAATTTAAAAAGCATGCTTGAAAATTTCTTAAGGTATATGTTTGGCGATGTTCAGGTACGCTTTCGCCCAAGCTTTTTCCCGTTTACGGAGCCATCGGCTGAAGTTGATATAAGCTGTATCTTCTGCAAAGGCGAAGGGTGTAGAGTGTGCAAGCAGACGGGCTGGCTTGAAGTGCTCGGATGTGGTGTGGTTGATTCAAATGTATTTAAGGCGGTTGGCTACAAAAATGTAAGCGGATATGCCTTTGGTCTTGGTGTGGAGCGCTTTGCGATGCTGCTTCATCAAATTCCTGATTTGCGCTCGCTTTTTGAGGGAGATTTAAGATTATTGGAGCAGTTTAAATGATGATTTCAAGAAATTGGCTAAATGAGTGGGTGGATATAGCAAATGTGGATAGCGAGAGGATTTTAAAGACTTTAAATTCCATCGGTCTTGAAGTTGATAGCTTTAATTCAGTAAGAATC includes these proteins:
- the argH gene encoding argininosuccinate lyase, translated to MWSGRFSEASSRLLEEFNASIGFDKNLYREDIAGSKAHAKMLGACGILKPDEAEAIIKGLDAVLTEIEEGKFEFKIEDEDIHMSVEKRLSEIIGSELGGRLHTARSRNDQVALDFRLYAQRSSLEIMNEIYSLISTLNSLASRHLDTLMPGFTHLQHAQPISLAYHLLAYAFMFKRDHERFSSSYGRNNLCPLGSAALAGTPHPIDREIVARELKFSGVTQNAMDSVSDRDFALEILFNISVLMTHASRLCEELILWSSQEFGFVTISDTYSTGSSIMPQKKNPDVAELIRGKTGRVNGNLIALLTTMKGLPLAYNKDMQEDKEGVFDSVHTALTSVHILNEMMKEAKFNEKNMLEATKKGHLSATDLADFLVREKNVPFRTAHFITGKAVAKAENLGVDLSELNSKQLKEVDENLDENAVKFLDLYASKEARTSLGGTSNLSVQKQMNSLNEWLKDLR
- a CDS encoding histidine triad nucleotide-binding protein, which encodes MTIFEKIVAGEIPCNKVLENDKFLAFNDINPKAPIHILIIPKKHFKNFQEMDAGLMSEMTKFIQEVATLMGLDKSGYRLVTNNGENGGQEVMHLHFHMLGGAKLNWTDAATDPQSTF
- a CDS encoding phenylalanine--tRNA ligase subunit alpha — translated: MQEYKDSISRCENLAELDKIRVDLLGKKGLITSEFAKLKDMDESEKKVFAANLNKLRDEFESLISAKKTELESGEIKAKMKASAIDVTLFNEPSSTGALHPVMATMDRIIEYFMMQNFSLEKGPLIEDDFHNFEALNLPKYHPARDMQDTFYFKDFKLLRTHTSPVQVRTMMSTKPPVRMIAPGAVFRRDMDLTHTPMFHQVEGLVVEDEGVVSFANLKSMLENFLRYMFGDVQVRFRPSFFPFTEPSAEVDISCIFCKGEGCRVCKQTGWLEVLGCGVVDSNVFKAVGYKNVSGYAFGLGVERFAMLLHQIPDLRSLFEGDLRLLEQFK